In Sphingomonas sp. LT1P40, the following are encoded in one genomic region:
- a CDS encoding efflux RND transporter periplasmic adaptor subunit — protein MADANPPAAPAKIDEFLGGKVTPPWQRYAKWVALALVLIAVIFGLTKLFGGAEETGYAVQKAETGSLTVTVSATGKLAPTNQVQVGSELSGLVTRVLVDVNDRVTAGQSLALIDPTVLDNQITQGRASVSAAQATVAQNQATVTEARSQLARFEEVSRLSGGRVPAKTELDNARAAVARAAATLRAAQAQVVSQQASLNSTITQRNKAIIRSPVNGVVLARQVEPGQTVASSFNTPTLFVIAEDLSAMELEVAIDEADVGQVKDGQKASFTVDAFPGQTFPATIQRVDVGSNLSAQATSTASTTATTGQVVSYAATLSVANPEQKLRPGMTATAEIVTLEKNNVLLVPNAALRFTPAVAGSETKAGGGMAGALVPRGGRRGQRGGAEKSATIGRGARQTVYVKGADGQPKAIQVTTGDTNGQLTEVLAGDLKPGMEVITGQFAGEASDSGQRKSGGGGGQRKSGGGATGG, from the coding sequence ATGGCTGACGCAAATCCCCCTGCTGCCCCCGCGAAGATCGACGAGTTCCTCGGCGGCAAGGTGACGCCGCCATGGCAGCGTTACGCCAAATGGGTCGCGCTCGCGCTCGTGCTGATTGCCGTCATCTTCGGCCTGACAAAGCTGTTCGGTGGAGCTGAGGAGACCGGCTATGCGGTGCAGAAGGCGGAAACCGGATCGCTGACCGTCACCGTCTCCGCCACCGGCAAGCTCGCCCCGACCAATCAGGTGCAGGTCGGCTCCGAACTCTCGGGCCTCGTCACCCGCGTGCTGGTCGATGTGAACGACCGTGTCACGGCGGGTCAGTCGCTGGCGCTGATCGATCCGACGGTGCTCGACAACCAGATCACGCAGGGCCGTGCGTCGGTGTCTGCCGCACAGGCAACGGTCGCGCAAAATCAGGCGACGGTGACCGAGGCGCGCAGCCAGCTTGCCCGGTTTGAGGAAGTCAGCCGCCTGTCGGGCGGTCGTGTTCCCGCCAAGACCGAACTCGACAATGCCCGCGCCGCCGTCGCCCGCGCCGCTGCCACGTTGCGCGCCGCGCAGGCGCAGGTCGTCTCGCAACAGGCATCGCTCAATTCGACGATCACCCAGCGGAACAAGGCGATCATCCGCTCGCCCGTGAACGGCGTCGTGCTCGCGCGTCAGGTCGAGCCGGGGCAGACCGTCGCCTCGTCTTTCAATACCCCGACCCTATTCGTGATCGCCGAGGATTTGAGCGCGATGGAGCTGGAAGTGGCAATCGACGAGGCCGATGTCGGACAGGTGAAGGATGGGCAAAAGGCCAGCTTTACCGTCGACGCCTTTCCCGGCCAGACCTTCCCCGCGACGATCCAGCGCGTCGATGTCGGATCGAACCTGTCGGCACAGGCGACCAGCACGGCCTCGACCACCGCCACCACGGGTCAGGTCGTGTCCTATGCCGCAACGCTGAGCGTCGCCAATCCCGAACAGAAACTGCGCCCCGGCATGACCGCGACGGCGGAGATCGTGACGCTGGAGAAGAACAACGTCCTGCTCGTCCCCAACGCGGCGTTGCGCTTCACCCCTGCCGTGGCGGGGAGTGAGACCAAGGCCGGCGGCGGCATGGCCGGTGCGCTGGTCCCGCGTGGCGGTCGACGCGGACAGCGCGGCGGGGCGGAGAAGTCCGCCACCATCGGTCGCGGTGCACGCCAGACCGTCTATGTGAAGGGTGCGGACGGCCAGCCCAAGGCGATTCAGGTCACCACCGGCGACACCAACGGTCAGCTGACCGAAGTGCTCGCGGGCGATCTGAAGCCCGGCATGGAGGTCATCACCGGCCAGTTCGCGGGCGAAGCGTCGGACTCGGGCCAGCGTAAATCCGGCGGCGGCGGCGGTCAGCGCAAGAGCGGCGGCGGGGCCACCGGTGGCTGA
- a CDS encoding ABC transporter ATP-binding protein: protein MADPIIALRGVTKTYGEGATAFQALKGIDLDITGGDFVAVMGPSGSGKSTTMNILGCLDVPSAGEFTFKGVHIETLDRDQRALLRRKYLGFVFQGFNLLSRTSALENVELPLLYRGEDKKTRHDMGMAALDKVGLADWWDHTPAELSGGQQQRVAIARAIVTNPDVLLADEPTGNLDSERSVEIMKLLTRLNQESGITVLMVTHEPDMAAFANTIVHFKDGLVERIETGMLQKANA, encoded by the coding sequence GTGGCTGATCCCATCATCGCGCTGCGCGGCGTCACCAAAACCTATGGCGAAGGTGCCACTGCGTTTCAGGCGCTGAAGGGCATCGACCTCGACATCACCGGCGGCGATTTCGTCGCGGTGATGGGCCCGTCGGGCTCGGGCAAATCGACGACGATGAACATCCTTGGCTGTCTCGACGTGCCGAGCGCGGGTGAGTTCACGTTCAAGGGCGTGCATATCGAAACGCTCGACCGCGATCAGCGCGCGCTGCTGCGTCGCAAATATCTGGGCTTCGTGTTTCAGGGGTTCAACCTGCTCAGCCGCACCAGCGCGCTGGAGAATGTCGAACTCCCGCTGCTCTATCGCGGCGAGGACAAGAAGACCCGGCACGATATGGGCATGGCCGCACTCGACAAGGTCGGCCTTGCCGACTGGTGGGATCACACCCCGGCCGAACTGTCCGGCGGCCAGCAACAGCGCGTCGCCATCGCGCGTGCGATCGTCACCAACCCCGATGTGCTGCTCGCGGACGAACCCACCGGCAACCTCGACAGCGAACGCTCGGTCGAGATCATGAAGCTGCTCACCCGACTCAATCAGGAAAGCGGCATCACCGTCCTCATGGTCACGCACGAACCCGACATGGCGGCGTTCGCCAATACCATTGTCCATTTCAAGGACGGGCTGGTCGAACGGATCGAGACCGGCATGCTACAGAAGGCAAACGCCTGA
- a CDS encoding ABC transporter permease, whose translation MLGTTFTLAIRSILRHKLRSFLTTLGIIIGVAAVVAMVTLGKATTAAVQEQISSLGTGILQVRPGQGFGRGGGGPRPPDFEEQDVQAVKEQVAGVTAVAPQAQSTATAIFNGANWSTTINGTTSDFFKVQPWQLTAGRTFAPEEEAAGKSVCIIGNTVKQNLFRGGRAVGQRMRINNISCDVIGTLATRGQAGFGGDQDDTVIMPIKTVQRRFTGNRDIRVMLVGVDPSYDSAQVQSSLTDLLRERRGVEAGAEDNFNIFDTAQISATLTGTTTLLTQIVAAVAGISLLVGGIGIMNIMLVSVTERTREIGIRLAIGAIASEVLMQFLVEAIVLSMLGGVIGLVLAQIAIAILVPLMQVPFVFDVQINVIAFAISAVIGVVFGFFPARRAASLNPIDALRHE comes from the coding sequence ATGCTCGGCACGACCTTTACGCTGGCGATCCGTTCGATCCTGCGGCACAAGCTCCGCTCGTTCCTCACCACGCTTGGCATCATCATCGGCGTCGCTGCGGTGGTGGCGATGGTCACGCTGGGCAAGGCGACAACGGCGGCGGTGCAGGAACAGATCTCCAGCCTTGGCACCGGCATCCTTCAGGTTCGCCCGGGGCAAGGCTTCGGCCGCGGCGGCGGTGGCCCGCGTCCACCCGATTTCGAGGAACAGGACGTTCAGGCGGTCAAGGAACAGGTCGCCGGCGTCACCGCCGTCGCACCGCAAGCCCAGTCCACGGCGACCGCGATTTTCAACGGTGCCAACTGGTCGACCACGATCAACGGCACCACCAGCGACTTCTTCAAGGTCCAGCCGTGGCAGCTGACCGCCGGCCGGACCTTTGCGCCGGAGGAAGAGGCGGCGGGCAAATCGGTGTGCATCATCGGCAATACCGTGAAGCAGAACCTGTTCCGCGGCGGTCGTGCGGTGGGCCAGCGGATGCGGATCAACAACATTTCCTGCGACGTCATCGGCACGCTGGCCACGCGCGGTCAGGCTGGGTTCGGCGGCGATCAGGACGATACCGTCATCATGCCGATCAAGACGGTGCAGCGCCGCTTCACCGGCAATCGCGACATCCGCGTGATGCTGGTCGGCGTCGATCCATCCTATGATTCGGCGCAGGTCCAGTCGTCGCTGACCGACCTGTTGCGCGAACGACGTGGGGTAGAGGCTGGCGCGGAGGATAATTTCAACATCTTCGACACCGCTCAGATCAGCGCCACGCTGACCGGCACGACGACACTGCTGACCCAGATCGTCGCGGCGGTGGCGGGCATCAGCCTGCTGGTCGGCGGCATCGGCATCATGAACATCATGCTGGTGTCGGTGACCGAACGCACGCGTGAAATCGGCATCCGTCTGGCCATCGGCGCGATCGCCAGCGAAGTGCTGATGCAGTTTCTGGTCGAGGCGATCGTGCTGTCGATGCTGGGCGGCGTCATCGGGCTGGTGCTGGCGCAAATCGCCATCGCCATCCTCGTGCCGCTGATGCAGGTGCCGTTCGTGTTCGACGTCCAGATCAACGTCATCGCTTTTGCGATCTCGGCGGTGATCGGCGTGGTGTTCGGCTTCTTCCCGGCACGGCGCGCGGCGAGCCTGAACCCGATCGACGCGCTGCGGCATGAGTAG
- a CDS encoding DMT family transporter yields MDDRALAIALGLFSALTLALANTAVKRGQDILVGRAVLSSSAALMVAPAALFVPFPDTATWHALAWAIPAHFLYQICLIRAMQRGDLSLVFPIMRGAAPLLTAAFAVVVLREHLPLIAWAGLIVATGAVIVFALPARGVRLGDHPDKAAMGWALATAVGVALYNMTDARGVRVAPDPFSYIVWLFMLDAVCVTTTALVLRRRELRRAIGETWRTGAAAGALSIASFGSALYAYSLIEVAKVSALRETAVVWAALIGSRWLGEGFGRRRIAAAVVLAGGLVLLQFS; encoded by the coding sequence ATGGATGATCGCGCGCTGGCGATTGCGCTGGGGCTGTTCTCGGCGCTGACGCTGGCGCTGGCGAATACCGCAGTGAAGCGCGGGCAGGACATATTGGTCGGGCGCGCGGTGCTGTCGTCCAGCGCGGCGCTGATGGTCGCACCCGCCGCCCTGTTCGTGCCCTTCCCAGATACCGCGACATGGCACGCGCTGGCATGGGCGATCCCGGCACATTTCCTGTACCAGATCTGCCTGATCCGCGCGATGCAGCGCGGCGATTTGAGCCTGGTATTCCCGATCATGCGCGGAGCCGCGCCGCTGCTGACGGCGGCGTTTGCGGTCGTCGTGCTCCGCGAGCATCTGCCGCTGATCGCCTGGGCCGGGCTGATCGTGGCGACCGGCGCGGTGATCGTCTTTGCGCTGCCAGCGCGCGGCGTGCGGCTGGGCGATCATCCGGACAAGGCGGCGATGGGCTGGGCGCTGGCCACGGCGGTCGGGGTGGCGTTGTATAACATGACCGACGCACGCGGCGTGCGGGTCGCGCCCGATCCGTTCAGCTATATCGTGTGGCTGTTCATGCTCGACGCGGTGTGCGTGACGACGACGGCACTGGTGCTGCGGCGGCGCGAATTGCGTCGTGCGATCGGCGAAACATGGCGAACTGGTGCCGCCGCGGGCGCGCTGTCGATCGCGTCGTTCGGATCGGCGCTCTACGCCTATTCCCTGATCGAAGTAGCGAAGGTGTCGGCGCTGCGTGAGACGGCGGTGGTGTGGGCGGCACTGATTGGATCGCGCTGGCTGGGCGAGGGGTTTGGCCGACGGCGCATCGCCGCGGCGGTCGTGTTGGCGGGTGGGTTGGTGCTGTTGCAGTTCTCGTAA
- a CDS encoding nucleotidyltransferase family protein — translation MIAAEDVTLVLLAAGRSQRFGEADKLTQLYLGRPLGLHVVVALEAVPFRERIAVVSETSLDLASCGYRIVTNDDPAAGMGRSLRLGVQAALDEGSKSVLIALADMPKVTATHIYRLLDRAEGPDAIVASSDGTNPRPPALFGCAHLNALLAADGDMGAREMVKRGHHVVTSPAELVDVDTPEDLAKLLHG, via the coding sequence ATGATCGCGGCTGAGGATGTGACATTGGTGCTGCTGGCGGCGGGCCGTTCGCAGCGCTTTGGTGAGGCCGACAAGCTAACTCAACTCTATCTCGGTCGCCCGCTGGGGCTGCATGTCGTCGTGGCACTGGAGGCGGTGCCATTCCGCGAGCGTATTGCTGTGGTGTCGGAGACTTCGCTCGATCTGGCGAGTTGCGGCTATCGCATCGTCACCAACGACGATCCGGCGGCGGGGATGGGGCGGTCGTTGCGATTGGGCGTGCAGGCGGCGCTGGACGAGGGTTCAAAGTCGGTGCTGATCGCGCTGGCCGATATGCCGAAGGTGACGGCGACGCATATCTATCGGTTGCTCGACCGGGCCGAGGGGCCGGATGCGATCGTGGCATCCAGCGACGGCACCAACCCACGTCCGCCCGCCCTGTTCGGCTGTGCGCATCTGAACGCGTTGCTGGCGGCGGATGGCGATATGGGCGCCCGCGAAATGGTGAAGCGTGGGCATCATGTCGTGACCTCACCCGCCGAACTGGTGGATGTGGATACGCCGGAGGATCTGGCAAAGCTGCTTCATGGATGA
- a CDS encoding XdhC family protein, producing MADNDSVIAAARDWAGQPMALATVISTWGSAPRPRGSHLLVHGDGRFEGSVSGGCVEADIMAVAAEVIAGAGFQRRRYGVADAAAWEVGLPCGGEIEVMVQPVTAGGFDPALFDAVAAARSDGRTIEVLTNLANGQSGTAVEGEGFVNRYEPPRRLLIVGAVQISQVLAGLARELGISCVVIDPRARFLTEERFPGVMLDDRWPDEAVTALRPDGATAVVTLSHDPKIDDPALIAALRAGAGYVAALGSRKSHASRRERLAAAGLSAAQIDRVEGPAGIDINAIGPAEIALSIAAGMVRALHVGESA from the coding sequence TTGGCGGATAATGACAGTGTAATCGCGGCGGCACGCGACTGGGCCGGGCAACCGATGGCGCTGGCGACGGTGATCTCGACCTGGGGGTCGGCACCGCGTCCGCGCGGATCGCATCTGCTGGTGCATGGCGACGGGCGGTTCGAGGGGTCGGTGTCGGGCGGCTGCGTCGAGGCGGATATCATGGCCGTCGCGGCGGAAGTGATCGCGGGCGCGGGGTTCCAGCGGCGGCGCTATGGCGTGGCCGATGCGGCGGCGTGGGAAGTCGGGCTGCCGTGCGGTGGCGAGATCGAGGTGATGGTGCAGCCGGTGACGGCCGGCGGCTTCGATCCGGCGCTGTTCGACGCGGTTGCGGCTGCGCGAAGCGACGGTCGAACGATCGAGGTCCTTACCAACCTGGCGAACGGGCAAAGCGGGACTGCGGTGGAAGGCGAAGGGTTCGTCAACCGCTACGAACCGCCGCGCCGCTTGCTGATCGTCGGGGCGGTGCAGATTTCACAGGTGCTTGCCGGGCTGGCGCGCGAACTGGGCATATCGTGCGTCGTGATCGATCCGCGCGCGCGGTTCCTTACCGAGGAGCGGTTTCCCGGCGTGATGCTGGACGATCGCTGGCCCGACGAGGCGGTGACGGCGCTCAGGCCCGATGGTGCGACGGCGGTGGTGACGTTGAGCCACGACCCGAAGATCGACGACCCCGCGCTGATCGCGGCGTTACGGGCGGGTGCTGGTTATGTCGCGGCACTGGGTTCGCGCAAAAGCCATGCGTCGCGGCGCGAACGGCTGGCGGCGGCGGGGCTGAGCGCGGCGCAGATCGACCGGGTCGAGGGTCCGGCGGGGATCGACATCAACGCGATCGGACCAGCGGAAATCGCGCTGTCGATCGCGGCGGGAATGGTGAGGGCTCTGCATGTCGGAGAAAGCGCATGA
- a CDS encoding glycerophosphodiester phosphodiesterase, producing the protein MIATPALAKDVKMTTAKPPEAPIVIAHRGASGERPEHTLPAYQLAIDQGADFIEPDLVMTKDGQLVARHENAIADTTDVASRPDFKDRKTTKTIDGTKYSGWFTEDFTLAELKTLRAKERLPLLRSGNKAYDGQFEIPTLREIIALAKSATAKTGRTIGIYPETKHPTYFASIGLPLEAVLVAELKAAGWDRADAPVFIQSFEVNNLKALKQLTKVPLIQLLASEGAPADGAHASYAAMVTPDALKAIAVYATGIGPQKDMVVKNGGTVTPLVADAHAAGLKVHPWTFRAENFFLPSGLRTGINPAGHGRLTEEISRHIAAGVDGFFTDYPYLGVQARDQRSR; encoded by the coding sequence ATGATCGCGACGCCCGCGCTCGCTAAGGACGTAAAGATGACGACCGCCAAGCCCCCAGAGGCACCTATCGTCATCGCGCATCGCGGGGCCAGCGGCGAACGGCCCGAACACACGCTGCCCGCTTATCAGCTCGCCATCGATCAGGGGGCGGATTTCATCGAACCCGATCTGGTGATGACGAAGGACGGCCAGCTGGTCGCCCGCCACGAAAACGCCATCGCCGACACCACCGATGTCGCCAGCCGCCCGGATTTCAAGGACCGCAAGACCACCAAGACGATCGACGGCACGAAATATAGCGGCTGGTTCACCGAGGATTTCACGCTGGCCGAGTTGAAGACGCTGCGCGCGAAGGAGCGGCTTCCGCTGCTGCGTTCGGGCAACAAGGCCTATGACGGGCAGTTCGAGATTCCCACGCTCCGCGAAATCATCGCGCTCGCCAAATCCGCCACTGCAAAGACCGGGCGCACCATCGGCATTTATCCCGAAACCAAGCACCCGACCTATTTCGCTTCGATCGGCCTGCCGCTTGAGGCAGTGCTGGTCGCCGAGCTGAAGGCGGCGGGCTGGGACCGCGCCGATGCGCCGGTGTTTATCCAGTCGTTCGAGGTGAACAATCTCAAGGCACTGAAGCAACTGACCAAGGTTCCACTGATCCAGCTGCTCGCCTCCGAAGGTGCCCCCGCCGATGGCGCACATGCCAGCTACGCCGCGATGGTCACGCCCGACGCGCTGAAAGCCATTGCCGTCTATGCCACCGGCATCGGCCCGCAAAAGGACATGGTGGTGAAGAATGGCGGAACCGTTACGCCGCTGGTTGCGGATGCACATGCGGCGGGTCTGAAAGTCCACCCGTGGACCTTCCGCGCGGAAAACTTCTTTCTGCCGTCCGGTCTGCGCACGGGCATCAATCCGGCAGGCCATGGACGCTTGACCGAAGAGATTTCGCGGCACATCGCGGCGGGCGTGGATGGTTTCTTCACCGATTACCCTTATCTGGGGGTTCAGGCACGTGATCAGCGCTCCCGCTGA
- a CDS encoding JmjC domain-containing protein gives MSGVTLADALGTVPLATIREHLESRTVFHAPSPGIALARLFTLADLERLLATGLSADDDLRITLKGTPVDLAKLGAIDAKGRTRPLVLQKLLRQGASVIVNNAQRRVPHLHGLAADVEATTGARCTIGIIASFSEMVALPVHYDRQDLILIQLDGAKSWRFLGHPVTGSGMRPLPGAALPNDVVHTVDLRRGDLMFVPSGQHHQCTSDGWSMHMGILLHHPSGLDLLEDLFAQNRDLAIPFPAFEGEAARANRQRAFKETLTAAIRDADIDDWLARWSANAAKPASIALRPVDLDTPGATASLIVRPAQRADGKWEASGSVFTLGEQAVATLAQLPCAVAGLHDKTGLKQLLKEGIARID, from the coding sequence ATGAGCGGGGTGACACTCGCCGACGCGCTCGGCACCGTACCGCTCGCCACGATCCGTGAGCATCTCGAATCACGCACGGTGTTCCACGCCCCGTCGCCAGGTATCGCCCTCGCTCGCCTGTTTACGCTCGCCGATCTGGAACGCCTGCTCGCGACCGGCCTGTCCGCCGACGACGATCTGCGCATCACGCTGAAAGGGACGCCGGTCGATCTGGCCAAACTCGGCGCGATCGATGCCAAGGGGCGCACCCGCCCGCTGGTGCTGCAAAAGCTGTTGCGGCAGGGTGCCAGCGTCATCGTCAACAACGCCCAGCGCCGCGTGCCGCACCTCCACGGCCTGGCCGCCGATGTCGAGGCGACAACCGGCGCGCGCTGCACCATCGGCATTATCGCATCGTTCAGCGAAATGGTCGCGCTGCCGGTGCATTACGACCGACAGGATCTGATCCTGATCCAGCTCGACGGCGCGAAGAGCTGGCGCTTCCTCGGGCACCCCGTCACCGGCAGTGGGATGCGCCCGCTGCCCGGCGCGGCATTGCCCAACGATGTCGTCCACACTGTCGATCTGCGCCGCGGCGATTTGATGTTCGTCCCCTCGGGCCAGCATCACCAATGCACGTCGGACGGCTGGTCGATGCATATGGGCATCCTGCTGCACCATCCCAGCGGCCTCGACCTGCTCGAAGACCTGTTCGCGCAGAACCGCGACCTCGCCATCCCCTTCCCCGCGTTCGAGGGCGAAGCGGCAAGGGCGAACCGTCAGCGCGCCTTCAAGGAAACCCTGACCGCCGCGATCCGCGATGCCGATATCGACGACTGGCTCGCTCGCTGGAGCGCCAATGCGGCAAAGCCCGCGTCAATCGCATTGCGCCCTGTCGATCTCGACACGCCCGGTGCCACCGCCAGCCTGATCGTCCGCCCCGCCCAGCGCGCGGATGGCAAATGGGAAGCATCGGGCAGCGTATTTACGCTGGGCGAGCAGGCCGTCGCCACGCTCGCGCAACTGCCCTGTGCGGTCGCGGGCCTGCATGACAAGACTGGCCTGAAACAATTGCTGAAAGAGGGCATCGCCCGGATCGACTGA
- a CDS encoding esterase/lipase family protein: protein MALNPDAKAPPKSVMMAEWPRAAWSLGSLPFAWRELMTAPRGDGRPVLLLPGLVNGDMSNIVMRHYLESLGYRAFKWELGANLGPRSIGVEGERLFERIAAIYEATGEPVTLIGVSLGGIMARVAAHRHPEWVREVITVSSPFAGLPQATNVWRVFEFACGQRSDDPAVRAFLEEASSPLPVPATAIWSRSDGLVNGECCHEEDCESARSIEVNSGHLWVQMKPEVLRAIADTLGRDTTG from the coding sequence ATGGCTTTGAACCCCGACGCGAAGGCGCCCCCCAAATCGGTGATGATGGCTGAATGGCCGCGTGCGGCGTGGAGCTTGGGCAGCTTGCCCTTCGCCTGGCGCGAGTTGATGACCGCGCCGCGCGGCGACGGGCGGCCGGTGCTGCTGCTGCCTGGCCTCGTCAATGGCGACATGTCGAACATCGTGATGCGGCATTATCTCGAGTCGCTCGGCTATCGCGCGTTCAAATGGGAATTGGGCGCGAATCTGGGGCCGCGCTCGATCGGAGTCGAAGGTGAGCGGCTGTTCGAGCGGATCGCGGCGATTTACGAGGCGACCGGCGAGCCGGTGACGCTGATCGGGGTAAGCCTGGGCGGGATCATGGCGCGCGTCGCAGCACACCGGCACCCCGAATGGGTGCGCGAGGTGATTACCGTCAGCTCGCCCTTTGCCGGACTGCCACAGGCGACGAATGTGTGGCGTGTGTTCGAGTTTGCGTGCGGCCAGCGGTCGGACGATCCGGCAGTGCGCGCATTTCTGGAGGAGGCGTCGTCGCCGCTCCCGGTCCCCGCGACCGCGATCTGGAGCCGCAGCGACGGGCTGGTCAATGGCGAGTGCTGCCACGAGGAGGACTGTGAAAGCGCCCGCTCGATCGAGGTCAATAGCGGGCATTTATGGGTGCAGATGAAGCCCGAGGTGTTGCGCGCGATTGCCGACACGCTGGGGCGCGATACGACGGGGTAG
- the phhA gene encoding phenylalanine 4-monooxygenase has protein sequence MSNDSHVLDRPPEGSAPDWTIPQNWEAFTREEHAVWDTLYERQVKLLPGRASQAYLRGLDQLKLSESGIPNFEELSERLMKLTGWQVVAVPGLVPDDVFFDHMANRRFVAGNFIRRPDQLDYLQEPDVFHDVFGHVPMLADPVFADYMEAYGRGGGRAMELGALKQLSRLYWYTVEFGLIEEAGDLRIYGSGIVSSFGESRFALDSDSPNRIGFDLKRVMRTEYRIDDFQQNYFVIPDFEELLRATVETDFAPLYAEILAQPDIPVATIVEGDRMITRGTQEYALGKIPLPLGEG, from the coding sequence ATGAGTAACGATAGCCACGTCCTCGACCGCCCACCCGAAGGCTCCGCGCCTGACTGGACGATCCCGCAAAATTGGGAAGCGTTCACGCGTGAGGAACATGCGGTGTGGGACACACTCTACGAACGTCAGGTAAAATTGCTCCCCGGCCGCGCGTCGCAGGCCTATCTGCGCGGGCTCGATCAGCTGAAGCTGTCCGAATCCGGCATCCCGAATTTCGAGGAGCTGTCCGAACGGCTGATGAAGCTCACCGGCTGGCAAGTCGTCGCCGTCCCCGGCCTCGTCCCCGATGACGTGTTCTTCGACCATATGGCCAATCGCCGCTTCGTCGCGGGCAATTTCATTCGCCGCCCGGACCAGCTCGATTATTTGCAAGAACCGGATGTTTTTCACGACGTGTTCGGCCATGTCCCCATGCTCGCCGACCCGGTGTTCGCCGATTATATGGAGGCCTATGGTCGCGGCGGCGGTCGCGCGATGGAACTGGGTGCGCTCAAACAGCTCTCGCGGCTCTACTGGTACACGGTCGAATTCGGCCTGATCGAGGAAGCCGGGGACCTGCGCATCTACGGCTCGGGCATCGTCTCCAGCTTTGGCGAAAGCCGTTTCGCGCTGGACAGCGACAGCCCCAACCGCATCGGCTTCGATCTGAAGCGCGTGATGCGCACCGAATACCGGATCGACGATTTTCAGCAGAATTACTTCGTCATCCCCGATTTCGAGGAACTGCTGCGCGCGACCGTCGAGACCGACTTTGCCCCGCTTTATGCGGAGATTTTGGCGCAACCGGATATTCCGGTGGCGACGATCGTCGAAGGTGACCGGATGATTACCCGTGGCACGCAGGAATATGCGCTGGGCAAAATTCCTCTCCCATTGGGAGAGGGATAA
- a CDS encoding 50S ribosomal protein L11 methyltransferase: MSSWKVTLPCTRDEAEAIDFEGADLLALNPSPVLLTSETIPDDVTSWQLEAYFEGKPNSGAVAAVQGLVPSSAGVRAKVEKIRDADWVTMSQAGIEPVRAGRFYVHTETNKGAVPPDARAFRIDAGLAFGTGTHETTAGCLMTLDALRVSGAKYRNLLDLGTGTGLLAFAAMHLWPRAFATASDIDPRSIEVTAQNARINGVALGSGAGELALAAAPGLEHPLLIVNAPYDLIIANILAGPLVELAPGVAMALAEGGTLIVAGLLKGQAETVATAYRRQGLRLAGQIDNGAWPTLRLVKRRRYGADRVTRGRGGKGEAPGFGSW; encoded by the coding sequence ATGAGTTCGTGGAAAGTCACCCTGCCGTGCACGCGTGACGAGGCGGAGGCGATCGATTTTGAGGGGGCGGACCTGCTCGCGCTGAACCCGTCGCCGGTGCTGCTCACCAGCGAGACAATCCCTGACGATGTGACGAGCTGGCAGCTGGAGGCCTATTTCGAGGGCAAGCCCAACAGCGGCGCGGTCGCGGCGGTGCAGGGGCTGGTGCCGAGTAGCGCGGGGGTGCGCGCCAAGGTCGAGAAGATCCGCGACGCGGACTGGGTGACGATGAGCCAGGCCGGGATCGAGCCGGTCCGTGCCGGGCGGTTTTACGTGCACACCGAAACCAACAAGGGTGCCGTGCCGCCGGACGCGCGGGCGTTCCGCATCGACGCGGGCCTCGCGTTCGGCACGGGGACGCATGAGACCACTGCCGGATGCCTGATGACGCTGGATGCGTTGCGGGTGTCTGGGGCGAAATACCGCAATCTGCTGGACCTCGGTACCGGAACCGGGCTGCTGGCGTTTGCCGCGATGCATTTGTGGCCGCGCGCCTTTGCCACCGCGTCGGACATCGATCCGCGATCGATCGAGGTGACGGCCCAGAATGCGCGGATCAACGGGGTTGCGCTGGGGAGCGGCGCGGGGGAACTCGCGCTGGCGGCGGCACCGGGGCTGGAACATCCGCTGCTGATCGTCAACGCGCCCTATGACCTCATTATCGCCAACATCCTGGCCGGACCACTGGTCGAACTGGCCCCCGGCGTGGCGATGGCGCTTGCCGAGGGCGGGACGCTGATCGTCGCCGGGTTGCTGAAGGGGCAGGCGGAGACCGTGGCGACGGCCTATCGGCGACAGGGGCTGCGGCTTGCCGGGCAGATCGACAATGGTGCGTGGCCGACGCTGCGGCTGGTCAAGCGGCGGCGATACGGTGCGGACCGCGTGACGCGCGGGCGCGGCGGGAAAGGCGAGGCACCGGGATTCGGCAGCTGGTAA